A part of Aquibium oceanicum genomic DNA contains:
- the glmS gene encoding glutamine--fructose-6-phosphate transaminase (isomerizing): protein MCGIVAIVGSTPVAPLIVDALKRLEYRGYDSAGVATIESGHLARRRAEGKLINLEKRLRDEPLDGLIGIGHTRWATHGVPNETNAHPHFAKDVAIVHNGIIENFADLRDELVAEGYTFTSQTDTEVVAHLVSRELERGETPEKAAFNALKRLEGAFALAIMFRGDEDLIIGARSGPPLAVGHGHGEMYLGSDAIALSPFTNAITYLEDGDWAVVRRAGMQIFDMNGDPVERRRQKSIGTSFMVDKGNHRHFMEKEIHEQPEVISHTLSHYLDFAEGKAKRESLPFDFAKLDRIAISACGTAYLAGLVSKYWFERYARLPVDIDVASEFRYREMPMPKASAAFFVSQSGETADTLASLRYCRAEGIPIGAIVNVQESTIARESDCVFPTLAGPEIGVASTKAFTCQLSVLAALAVRAASERGTISAQEEKQLVRELSETPRYATQALKLEEQIDRVGRKLSQYKHVLYLGRGTNYPMAVEGALKLKEISYIHAEGYAAGELKHGPIALIDRDMPVIVIAPHDRVFDKTVSNMQEVAARGGKIILITDKEGSRRAGIETFETIVLPDMPEIIAPIVYALPVQMLAYHTAVFMGTDVDQPRNLAKSVTVE from the coding sequence ATGTGTGGCATCGTTGCAATCGTGGGCTCGACGCCCGTGGCTCCGCTCATCGTCGACGCGCTGAAGCGGCTTGAATACCGCGGCTACGATTCGGCCGGGGTGGCAACCATCGAGAGCGGGCACCTCGCCCGGCGGCGCGCCGAGGGCAAGCTGATCAATCTCGAAAAGAGGCTGCGCGACGAGCCGCTCGACGGACTGATCGGTATCGGGCACACCCGCTGGGCCACCCACGGCGTGCCGAACGAGACCAACGCGCATCCGCATTTCGCCAAGGACGTCGCGATCGTCCACAACGGTATCATCGAGAATTTCGCCGACCTCAGGGACGAACTGGTGGCGGAGGGCTACACCTTCACCTCGCAGACCGACACCGAGGTGGTGGCGCATCTGGTTTCGCGCGAGCTCGAGCGCGGCGAGACGCCGGAAAAGGCGGCCTTCAACGCACTGAAGCGGCTCGAGGGCGCATTCGCGCTCGCCATCATGTTCCGCGGCGACGAGGACCTGATCATCGGCGCGCGCAGCGGCCCGCCGCTCGCCGTCGGCCACGGTCATGGTGAGATGTATCTCGGCTCCGACGCCATCGCGTTGTCGCCCTTCACCAATGCCATCACCTACCTGGAAGACGGCGACTGGGCGGTGGTCCGCCGCGCGGGCATGCAGATATTCGACATGAACGGCGACCCGGTGGAGCGCCGCCGCCAGAAGTCGATCGGCACCAGCTTCATGGTCGACAAGGGCAACCACCGGCACTTCATGGAAAAGGAGATCCACGAGCAGCCGGAGGTGATCTCCCATACGCTCTCGCATTATCTCGACTTCGCCGAAGGCAAGGCCAAGCGGGAATCGCTACCGTTCGACTTCGCCAAGCTCGACCGGATCGCGATCTCGGCCTGCGGCACGGCCTATCTCGCCGGGCTGGTCTCTAAGTACTGGTTCGAGCGCTACGCGCGCCTGCCGGTGGACATCGACGTGGCCTCGGAGTTCCGCTACCGCGAGATGCCGATGCCGAAGGCGAGCGCGGCCTTCTTCGTGTCGCAGTCGGGCGAGACGGCGGACACGCTGGCTTCGCTGCGCTACTGCCGGGCCGAGGGCATCCCGATCGGCGCCATCGTGAACGTGCAGGAGTCCACGATCGCGCGCGAATCCGACTGCGTGTTTCCCACGCTCGCCGGACCCGAGATCGGGGTGGCGTCGACCAAGGCCTTCACCTGCCAGCTCTCGGTGCTGGCGGCGCTGGCGGTGCGCGCGGCTTCCGAGCGCGGGACGATCTCGGCCCAGGAGGAAAAGCAGCTGGTGCGCGAGCTTTCGGAGACGCCGCGCTATGCCACCCAGGCGCTGAAGCTCGAGGAGCAGATCGACCGCGTCGGTCGCAAGTTGTCGCAATACAAGCACGTGCTCTATCTCGGCCGCGGGACGAACTATCCGATGGCCGTCGAGGGCGCGCTGAAGCTCAAGGAAATCTCCTACATCCATGCCGAGGGCTACGCGGCCGGCGAACTGAAACACGGGCCGATCGCGCTGATCGACCGCGACATGCCGGTGATCGTGATCGCGCCGCACGACCGCGTCTTCGACAAGACGGTGTCGAACATGCAGGAGGTCGCCGCGCGCGGCGGCAAGATCATCCTGATCACCGACAAGGAGGGCTCGCGGCGCGCCGGCATCGAGACGTTCGAGACCATCGTGCTGCCGGACATGCCGGAGATCATCGCGCCGATCGTCTACGCGCTGCCGGTGCAGATGCTGGCCTACCATACGGCCGTCTTCATGGGCACCGACGTCGACCAGCCGAGGAACCTCGCCAAGTCGGTGACCGTGGAATGA
- a CDS encoding DUF502 domain-containing protein, with protein sequence MSEQPKHRGMTRIRNYFLTGFVVTAPLAITAYIAWSFIGWVDSWVKPYIPARYNPDNYLPFAVPGFGLIVAVVLITLIGFLTANFIGRTIVSYGEYLLDRMPLVRSIYRALKQIFETVLSNKSEVFKKVGLIEYPRRGAWAIVFISSERQSEVNSRIEAHAEDSIAVFLPSTPNPTTGFLMYVPRSELIELSMTVEEAAKLVISAGLVTPEYQKKTEELVRQADSRVAPPLSAAE encoded by the coding sequence ATGTCAGAACAGCCCAAGCACCGCGGCATGACGCGAATCAGGAATTATTTCCTGACCGGCTTCGTCGTCACGGCGCCTCTCGCCATCACGGCCTATATTGCCTGGTCGTTCATCGGCTGGGTGGATTCCTGGGTCAAACCCTACATTCCGGCGCGCTACAATCCCGACAACTACCTGCCCTTCGCGGTGCCCGGATTCGGGCTCATCGTCGCGGTGGTGCTGATCACGCTGATCGGGTTCCTGACTGCCAACTTCATCGGCCGCACCATCGTCTCCTACGGCGAGTACCTGCTCGACCGGATGCCGCTGGTACGCTCGATCTACCGGGCGCTGAAGCAGATCTTCGAGACGGTGTTGTCGAACAAGTCCGAGGTGTTCAAGAAGGTCGGCCTGATCGAGTATCCGCGCCGCGGCGCCTGGGCGATCGTCTTCATCTCCAGCGAGCGGCAGTCGGAGGTGAATTCGAGGATCGAGGCTCATGCGGAGGATTCGATCGCGGTGTTTCTTCCTTCCACTCCCAACCCGACCACCGGCTTCCTCATGTACGTGCCGCGGTCGGAACTGATCGAGCTCTCGATGACGGTGGAGGAGGCGGCCAAGCTGGTGATATCGGCTGGCCTGGTGACTCCGGAGTACCAGAAGAAGACCGAGGAACTGGTGCGGCAAGCCGACTCTCGGGTCGCGCCGCCGCTTTCGGCAGCCGAATAG